One Pseudobacteriovorax antillogorgiicola genomic region harbors:
- a CDS encoding ABCB family ABC transporter ATP-binding protein/permease, protein MRATTHYDPQDEQVERDHIRTLKTLWNYIWPKGNEGFKGRVIASLSCLLLTKVLSVYTPVIYKHLIDRFTIDDLLVALPLGLIFAYGAAKIAQSFFGELRDFLFMKVSQRTRRLASLKTFEHLHHLPLQFHLERQTGGISRVIERGTRAIRFVLSFLVFNIGPTILELAMVAGLLTYFFDFRFAMVVGITVSIYILMTVQVTEWRLKYRRDMNQKDTLANSKAIDSLLNFETVKYFGNERFEFQRYDKALEGFEDAALKSQGSLLLLNVGQQLVIGLGTITILYLAAMGVMDKTLTIGDFVMINTYMLQLFIPLNFLGFVYREIKQSLIDMDKMFELIEIEPSIKDEDDAPELAVNSGAIEFRQVSFHYHSHRPILKGVSFTIYPGETVALVGPSGAGKSTISRLLMRFYDVCEGAVLIDGQDIRTVTQESLRKAIGIVPQDTVLFNDTIGYNIHYGNPAKPETDIPKAAASAKIGTFVESLKDTYETKVGERGLKLSGGEKQRVAIARAILKDPKILLFDEATSALDTKTEREIQGSLDAITRGRSTLVIAHRLSTIVNADRILVLSQGEIVEKGTHDELLAAQGEYFRMWNRQQQSSD, encoded by the coding sequence GTGCGCGCGACGACTCACTACGATCCCCAAGATGAACAGGTGGAACGAGATCATATCCGAACCTTAAAAACTCTGTGGAACTACATATGGCCTAAGGGCAACGAAGGCTTTAAGGGGAGGGTGATTGCCTCTCTGAGCTGCTTGCTTCTCACCAAAGTTCTGAGCGTTTATACACCTGTGATCTACAAACATCTGATTGATCGCTTTACCATCGATGATTTATTGGTAGCACTGCCGCTAGGGCTGATATTTGCCTATGGTGCAGCAAAAATAGCGCAGTCTTTTTTTGGAGAATTGCGAGATTTTTTGTTTATGAAAGTCTCTCAGCGGACCAGACGCCTTGCTTCTTTAAAAACATTTGAGCACCTCCACCATCTGCCGCTTCAGTTTCACTTAGAGCGGCAAACTGGAGGCATCTCACGAGTGATTGAGCGAGGCACCCGAGCCATCCGGTTTGTACTCTCGTTTCTGGTGTTCAACATTGGCCCCACTATTCTTGAATTGGCAATGGTTGCTGGGCTTCTCACCTACTTCTTCGACTTTCGATTTGCGATGGTCGTAGGTATCACAGTAAGCATCTACATCCTGATGACAGTTCAAGTAACGGAATGGCGTTTGAAATATCGAAGGGATATGAATCAAAAAGATACCTTAGCCAATAGCAAGGCGATCGATAGCCTCTTAAACTTTGAGACCGTAAAGTACTTTGGTAATGAGCGCTTTGAATTCCAGCGCTATGATAAAGCCTTAGAAGGATTCGAAGATGCAGCATTGAAGAGCCAAGGCTCGCTGCTTCTTCTAAACGTGGGTCAACAGCTTGTGATTGGCTTGGGAACGATCACAATTCTATATCTAGCAGCCATGGGGGTTATGGATAAGACCCTAACCATTGGTGACTTTGTGATGATCAACACCTACATGCTTCAGCTGTTTATTCCACTTAATTTCTTAGGGTTTGTCTACCGTGAGATCAAACAGAGTTTGATCGATATGGATAAGATGTTTGAACTGATTGAAATTGAGCCAAGCATAAAGGATGAAGATGACGCCCCGGAGCTCGCTGTTAATAGTGGTGCGATTGAGTTTCGTCAGGTGTCATTCCACTATCATAGCCATCGACCGATATTAAAAGGCGTAAGTTTTACCATCTATCCAGGTGAGACAGTTGCTCTTGTAGGGCCCTCGGGAGCTGGAAAATCGACGATTTCTCGGCTTTTGATGAGGTTTTATGATGTATGCGAGGGAGCTGTACTGATTGATGGTCAAGATATTCGAACTGTGACTCAAGAGTCATTGCGTAAGGCTATCGGAATCGTGCCTCAAGATACCGTATTGTTTAACGATACCATAGGCTACAATATCCATTACGGTAATCCTGCAAAACCTGAAACGGATATTCCTAAGGCGGCAGCTTCAGCTAAGATTGGGACATTCGTGGAGAGTTTGAAAGATACTTATGAAACCAAAGTTGGTGAGCGAGGGCTCAAACTATCCGGTGGCGAAAAGCAGAGAGTTGCAATTGCACGGGCTATTCTAAAAGACCCTAAGATTCTCCTCTTTGATGAAGCGACATCGGCATTGGATACCAAGACTGAAAGGGAGATTCAGGGCTCATTGGATGCGATCACGAGGGGGCGAAGCACCTTAGTGATCGCTCATCGTCTGTCGACCATTGTCAACGCCGACCGAATTCTGGTCTTATCGCAGGGAGAGATCGTTGAAAAGGGAACCCACGACGAGTTGCTAGCGGCCCAAGGAGAATACTTTCGTATGTGGAACCGCCAGCAACAATCGAGTGACTGA
- a CDS encoding DMT family transporter, with translation MPDYQKGLAFAFISAILAAGFMIPWKLAAGLGSTADMVLILVTSAALINTLTLGFQQGWRGIIAPPSKLELILSLVFAIFTVAGNQASAEAINYLSPAVVTTIMRVEVIFIALLAWLLIKEMMNIRFWIAIGVVSLGFYIMQPPLDISGEWQQGALYAASASFIFAVMAVITRKYIHRIDPTRVNSLRLWFSVLLWMPIYRDIPQFESWTSEFVLLVSFAALLGPGMGRLLVMYSAKYVEARTAAMVISSSPALALVLGIVFLDDYPGVYEILGGLMMMSGIALSLTARKKPASTIADSSEIAMSPQASR, from the coding sequence ATGCCGGACTATCAGAAGGGTCTCGCCTTTGCGTTTATCTCTGCCATTCTAGCTGCGGGATTCATGATCCCATGGAAACTTGCTGCAGGCCTAGGCTCCACGGCAGATATGGTCCTCATCCTTGTCACTAGTGCCGCACTTATCAACACCTTAACCTTGGGCTTTCAACAAGGTTGGCGTGGTATTATCGCCCCGCCAAGTAAACTGGAGCTCATCCTAAGCCTGGTCTTTGCCATATTCACAGTTGCCGGTAATCAAGCCAGTGCCGAAGCGATCAACTACCTTTCCCCGGCTGTCGTCACCACCATCATGCGAGTCGAAGTGATCTTTATAGCTCTGCTGGCATGGCTTTTAATTAAAGAAATGATGAACATCCGCTTCTGGATTGCGATTGGTGTGGTGAGCCTTGGCTTCTACATTATGCAGCCACCGCTGGATATCTCAGGTGAGTGGCAACAAGGGGCCCTGTACGCAGCCTCGGCATCGTTTATATTCGCCGTCATGGCCGTGATTACCAGAAAGTATATTCATAGAATCGACCCTACCCGAGTCAATTCTCTGAGGCTTTGGTTTTCGGTACTTTTATGGATGCCTATCTATCGAGATATACCTCAGTTCGAAAGCTGGACAAGTGAGTTCGTCCTGCTGGTAAGTTTTGCGGCGCTGCTCGGCCCAGGTATGGGTCGACTTCTTGTCATGTATTCGGCGAAGTATGTTGAAGCTCGCACCGCAGCCATGGTCATCAGTAGTTCACCTGCACTGGCACTGGTCCTCGGAATCGTTTTCTTAGATGATTACCCAGGGGTGTATGAGATCCTAGGCGGCCTCATGATGATGTCTGGAATCGCCTTATCGCTCACAGCTCGAAAGAAGCCCGCATCCACTATTGCGGATTCCAGCGAAATAGCCATGAGCCCACAAGCAAGCCGATAA
- a CDS encoding ArsR/SmtB family transcription factor, which produces MTVVTEENQIPSALTCDQLAHVLKSAGDTLRLDILRVLRRSSFGVQELASIFDVPQPGMSHHLKVLSKASLITSRREGNSLFYRRPLIRSTNPMKDLLLSLFDTVDQIEVSPEIAARVAQVHRDRSEQSREFFNRNASSFAEQQGKIVSFDQYGSLVKDLIQQMQGQARGLALELGPGDGELLSYLAETFEEVIAIDNSQDMLHRTEQAMARKGIDKVSFLHEEIETIVEREIQVDLLALNMVLHHMSAPQQIFSLFKRALKPGGVLLIAELCHHNQEWVKESCGDLWLGFHPKDLDEWGEACGLELGQSLYIGMKNGFQVQLKAFFNIEHHRTGSYIS; this is translated from the coding sequence ATGACGGTGGTTACAGAAGAAAACCAGATACCTAGCGCTTTAACGTGCGATCAACTAGCTCATGTTCTGAAGTCTGCAGGGGATACTCTGCGTCTCGATATCTTGAGAGTTCTCCGGCGCTCGTCCTTTGGGGTGCAGGAGCTAGCTAGTATATTTGACGTTCCGCAACCGGGGATGAGCCATCATCTTAAGGTGCTGTCCAAGGCCAGCTTGATCACATCTCGTCGCGAGGGCAATTCACTCTTCTATAGACGGCCCTTGATTCGAAGCACCAATCCAATGAAGGACCTGCTGCTATCACTGTTCGATACAGTGGACCAGATTGAGGTTAGCCCGGAGATCGCAGCCCGCGTGGCGCAGGTGCACCGGGATCGCAGTGAGCAATCTCGGGAGTTTTTCAACCGCAACGCATCAAGTTTCGCCGAACAACAGGGTAAGATTGTTAGTTTCGATCAGTACGGTTCATTAGTCAAAGACTTGATTCAGCAAATGCAGGGACAGGCCCGTGGACTCGCTTTAGAGCTTGGACCAGGGGACGGTGAGTTGCTGAGCTATCTTGCCGAAACCTTCGAAGAAGTCATCGCCATCGACAACTCTCAAGATATGCTTCACCGGACTGAGCAGGCAATGGCTCGTAAGGGTATCGACAAAGTTTCCTTCCTACACGAAGAGATTGAAACCATCGTCGAGCGTGAGATTCAAGTTGATCTTCTAGCCCTAAATATGGTGCTGCATCACATGTCTGCCCCTCAGCAGATATTCTCACTTTTTAAAAGAGCCCTAAAACCCGGCGGAGTCTTGCTGATTGCCGAGCTTTGTCATCACAACCAAGAATGGGTGAAAGAATCTTGTGGCGATTTATGGCTAGGATTTCACCCTAAGGATCTCGATGAGTGGGGTGAGGCCTGCGGCTTAGAGCTTGGTCAAAGCCTCTATATAGGTATGAAGAATGGCTTTCAAGTGCAACTTAAAGCTTTTTTCAATATTGAACATCACAGGACAGGATCGTATATATCCTGA
- a CDS encoding S1 family peptidase has product MRYWNLAILTLFTSCNHIEKKEHKVFIKPRDSLNIANSVPSNMTIKVSPELRDLEFSFLVNAPSKGFNSQKIDVLVDTDIVKTKFNKKSNVLLLSKEPNYSPQPINSTKKLFTFEQVQGAIGTLESSNSLDKKFCNGFFINERDFITNNHCLVSTKSACPEIRISVQSNGEIKKYRCLRLIRTSEYLDYAIIRSNRLKNPKQPSLQVATTQFEYRSSDTLWIVTLRDKKKLISECKPFDNGLSSAASVLCDSSSNCRLTSFLDACNGRVVISGDSGSPILDSKGRVIGLLWGAVSGDKVKLPAYVPSRLITPLQ; this is encoded by the coding sequence ATGAGATATTGGAACTTAGCAATCTTGACTCTATTCACCTCATGCAATCATATAGAGAAGAAAGAACACAAAGTATTCATAAAGCCCAGGGACTCACTAAATATTGCCAATAGTGTTCCAAGCAATATGACAATCAAAGTTTCTCCTGAGCTAAGAGATCTTGAATTTTCTTTTCTAGTAAATGCACCTTCCAAAGGATTCAATTCACAAAAAATAGATGTATTGGTTGATACAGATATCGTAAAAACAAAGTTCAATAAAAAGTCTAATGTCCTTTTGCTTTCGAAAGAGCCTAACTACTCTCCTCAGCCTATAAACTCGACTAAGAAACTGTTCACTTTCGAGCAAGTTCAAGGGGCCATTGGAACTCTTGAAAGCTCGAATAGTCTTGACAAAAAATTTTGTAACGGCTTTTTTATAAATGAAAGAGATTTCATTACAAATAATCACTGTCTAGTGAGTACTAAATCTGCCTGTCCTGAGATCAGAATTTCCGTTCAAAGTAATGGTGAAATTAAGAAGTATAGATGCCTTAGATTGATTCGGACCAGTGAATACCTCGACTATGCAATTATTCGCTCAAATCGACTAAAAAACCCTAAACAGCCGTCACTTCAAGTTGCAACGACTCAATTCGAATACAGATCCTCTGACACCCTTTGGATTGTTACCTTAAGAGACAAAAAAAAGTTGATAAGCGAATGCAAACCCTTTGATAATGGCTTAAGTAGCGCAGCATCGGTGCTTTGCGATTCATCTTCCAATTGCCGATTAACCAGTTTTTTAGACGCTTGTAACGGAAGAGTTGTAATTAGCGGTGATTCCGGTAGCCCCATTTTAGATAGCAAAGGAAGAGTTATAGGCCTTCTTTGGGGAGCAGTTAGCGGGGACAAAGTCAAACTACCAGCCTATGTTCCTTCCCGTCTTATTACCCCCCTTCAATAA
- a CDS encoding ABC transporter permease: protein MTFSFQRFWTVFQARNREFYRDLGALGWVFLFPFLMLVGFNYIFEMDGNEIFKVAWVEPSQSAVSPLLKDIGVGNIEEGLAKLKYHKVDLLVQSSDSGYRVWLNDSSPQSKTAYAVLKGAISEPTVSIQEETIEGIEIRYADWLFPGLLSLNILWMALWGVGWVIVRHRKTGVLKRFKASPVTPFEYLLAQMVSRLLVLIFTGAVVFVGAYLIHPFPIEGSLFDLLVIYTGGCFCHAAIGLVVAARITSEELANGILNLITYPIMFVSEIWFSLEGSDQWVIDLAHLTPLWHMTDGMRRILFEGASLFDLGSSLTIFTAVSIIGLLVGSWLFRWNPQ from the coding sequence GTGACATTTAGCTTTCAACGCTTTTGGACCGTGTTTCAAGCTCGCAACCGAGAGTTCTATCGAGATCTAGGGGCATTAGGTTGGGTATTTTTGTTCCCTTTTTTAATGCTTGTTGGATTCAATTACATATTTGAGATGGATGGCAATGAAATCTTTAAGGTGGCTTGGGTGGAGCCTAGCCAATCAGCGGTATCGCCTCTATTAAAGGATATTGGCGTCGGGAACATAGAAGAAGGGCTTGCCAAATTAAAGTATCACAAGGTTGATCTATTGGTACAATCATCTGATAGTGGCTATCGTGTATGGCTCAATGATTCGTCTCCTCAATCGAAAACAGCCTATGCTGTTTTGAAGGGAGCTATTTCAGAGCCGACCGTTTCGATTCAAGAGGAAACGATTGAAGGGATTGAAATTCGTTATGCAGACTGGCTATTTCCTGGTCTGCTATCGCTCAATATCTTATGGATGGCGCTATGGGGTGTGGGCTGGGTTATCGTCCGGCATCGTAAGACTGGGGTTTTAAAGCGTTTCAAGGCCTCTCCGGTGACTCCCTTTGAATATCTTTTGGCTCAGATGGTGTCACGACTTTTGGTTTTGATATTTACTGGTGCCGTAGTGTTTGTTGGTGCATATCTCATCCATCCGTTTCCCATCGAGGGTAGCCTATTTGATCTTCTGGTGATTTACACCGGTGGGTGTTTCTGTCATGCAGCTATAGGCCTCGTGGTGGCAGCTCGAATTACAAGTGAGGAGCTTGCCAACGGCATTCTAAATCTGATTACATACCCCATCATGTTTGTCTCTGAAATCTGGTTTTCTTTGGAAGGCTCCGACCAGTGGGTCATCGATCTCGCTCACTTGACTCCCCTGTGGCACATGACCGATGGCATGCGCCGGATTCTGTTTGAAGGGGCATCGCTTTTTGATCTAGGTAGCTCCTTAACGATCTTCACAGCTGTCAGCATTATCGGCTTGCTTGTGGGCTCATGGCTATTTCGCTGGAATCCGCAATAG
- a CDS encoding ABC transporter ATP-binding protein encodes MAIVLQVDQLVKSFGSVKAVRGTSFEVLEGQCFGLLGPNGAGKSTTIEMIEGITNPDEGQILFCGEPFKGPLRDKMGVQFQNTALPPKLTVREALQTFRNLYSRGLEIEALINLCQLKEFVNQQHEKISGGQKQRLLLAIALCHDPELILLDEPTTGLDPQARRHVWNIVREIKAKGKTLILTTHYMDEAEQLCDDIAIMDHGQIMARGSPRKLLHEHCKNTIVFLPESDVANHIWLNRAKFGQVYQVHLGVEIHTQDLNDILSHLGTLNMDLTGINIRQSNLDDLFLQLTGKELRQ; translated from the coding sequence ATGGCCATCGTTCTCCAGGTCGATCAGCTAGTGAAGTCCTTTGGTTCAGTAAAAGCTGTCCGAGGTACAAGCTTCGAAGTCTTAGAGGGCCAGTGTTTCGGTTTGCTGGGTCCTAATGGAGCGGGGAAATCCACGACCATTGAGATGATTGAAGGCATTACCAATCCAGACGAGGGACAGATCCTATTCTGTGGCGAACCCTTTAAAGGTCCACTTCGCGATAAAATGGGAGTACAGTTTCAAAACACGGCATTACCACCTAAACTGACCGTCCGGGAAGCTCTGCAGACCTTTCGAAATCTCTATAGTCGCGGTTTAGAGATCGAAGCGCTCATCAATCTCTGTCAGTTAAAGGAATTTGTGAATCAGCAGCATGAAAAGATCTCGGGAGGTCAGAAACAGCGACTTCTCCTGGCCATTGCCCTCTGTCATGACCCTGAACTCATCTTGCTCGACGAACCGACCACGGGTCTTGATCCTCAAGCTCGCCGTCACGTTTGGAATATCGTTCGCGAAATCAAAGCCAAGGGTAAAACCCTTATTCTAACAACGCACTATATGGATGAAGCGGAGCAGCTGTGTGATGATATTGCTATCATGGATCATGGCCAAATCATGGCCCGGGGAAGCCCTCGAAAGCTGCTTCACGAGCATTGTAAGAACACTATTGTATTTTTACCAGAAAGTGATGTTGCGAACCACATTTGGCTGAATCGCGCGAAATTTGGGCAAGTCTATCAGGTGCACCTTGGTGTAGAAATTCATACTCAGGACCTCAACGATATCTTGAGTCATTTAGGAACTCTCAATATGGATCTTACGGGGATTAATATTCGTCAGAGTAATCTTGACGACTTATTCCTACAGTTGACAGGGAAGGAGCTGCGTCAGTGA
- the ahcY gene encoding adenosylhomocysteinase: MSQDYKVADISFADFGRKEIALAEKEMPALMALREKYRTEKPLANARIIGCIHMTVQTAVLIETLVELGAEVRWSSCNIFSTQDHAAAAMAAAGIPVYAWKGQTEQEGEWCIEQTILKDGKPWDCNMILDDGGDLTAMVHEKYPEMLEKIHGITEETTTGVHRLQEMLKEGTLKVPAINVNDSITKSKNDNKYGCRHSLNDAIKRGTDMLLSGKKALVVGYGDVGKGSAQSLRQEGMIVKVSEIDPICAMQACMDGFEVVSPYKDGNNTGKLDGMNKDLLGNTDLIVTTTGNINVCDKNMLQLLKNGAVVCNIGHFDNEIDTKFMRDNYEWEEVKPQVHKIYRNVQENDYLILLSEGRLVNLGNATGHPSRIMDGSFANQVLAQMYMFERAWNNQDPASRDPLYVKVLPKKLDEEVAADMVRGFGGVITRMTPDQAKYINVEVDGPYKTDDYKY; the protein is encoded by the coding sequence ATGAGTCAAGATTACAAAGTCGCCGATATTTCCTTTGCGGATTTCGGACGCAAGGAAATTGCTCTAGCAGAGAAAGAAATGCCAGCATTGATGGCTCTTCGCGAGAAATACCGCACTGAAAAGCCTCTTGCTAACGCCCGGATCATCGGCTGTATTCACATGACTGTTCAAACTGCTGTTTTGATTGAAACTCTTGTTGAGTTGGGCGCTGAAGTTCGCTGGTCATCCTGCAACATCTTCTCTACCCAAGACCACGCTGCTGCCGCTATGGCTGCTGCTGGAATCCCTGTCTATGCTTGGAAAGGACAGACTGAGCAGGAAGGTGAATGGTGTATCGAGCAAACCATCCTTAAAGACGGTAAGCCTTGGGACTGCAATATGATTCTTGACGATGGTGGCGACTTAACTGCCATGGTCCATGAAAAGTATCCTGAGATGCTTGAGAAAATCCACGGCATCACAGAAGAAACAACCACTGGCGTTCACCGTCTGCAAGAAATGCTTAAAGAGGGAACTCTCAAGGTTCCCGCAATCAACGTCAACGACTCAATCACAAAATCTAAGAACGATAACAAGTACGGGTGCCGTCACTCGCTCAATGATGCGATCAAGCGTGGTACAGACATGCTACTGTCTGGTAAGAAGGCTCTCGTCGTAGGCTATGGTGATGTGGGTAAGGGTTCGGCCCAGTCCCTTCGTCAGGAAGGCATGATCGTAAAGGTTTCTGAAATCGATCCAATCTGCGCCATGCAAGCTTGCATGGATGGTTTCGAGGTTGTTTCACCGTACAAAGATGGGAACAACACTGGTAAGCTTGACGGTATGAACAAAGACCTTCTTGGCAACACCGATTTGATTGTTACAACAACTGGTAACATCAATGTGTGTGATAAAAACATGCTGCAACTTCTCAAAAACGGCGCTGTCGTATGTAATATCGGTCACTTCGACAATGAAATCGATACCAAGTTCATGAGGGACAACTACGAGTGGGAAGAGGTTAAGCCTCAGGTACACAAAATCTACCGCAACGTTCAAGAAAATGACTACCTCATCCTTCTATCTGAAGGTCGACTAGTCAACCTTGGCAATGCCACAGGCCACCCTAGCCGTATCATGGATGGCTCATTTGCCAACCAAGTTTTGGCGCAGATGTACATGTTTGAGAGAGCGTGGAATAACCAAGATCCTGCCAGTCGTGATCCTCTTTACGTCAAAGTGCTTCCTAAGAAACTTGACGAGGAAGTTGCAGCGGACATGGTTCGTGGATTTGGTGGTGTTATCACACGGATGACTCCAGACCAAGCGAAGTACATCAATGTCGAAGTCGACGGTCCTTACAAAACTGACGATTACAAGTACTAG
- a CDS encoding NADPH-dependent 2,4-dienoyl-CoA reductase — MTKTYPKMLEPLDLGFTTLRNRVLMGSMHTGLEEAKDGFRKMAAYYGGRAAGGVGLIVTGGIAPDVFGKVQPFAAKLTNKKEVGDHQIITSAVHENGGKICMQILHAGRYAYSPLQVAPSRIKAPINRFTPLPLPNLGVQLTIRNYVRCAKLAQEANYDGVEVMGSEGYLINQFITTHTNKRQDKWGGSYQQRIQFPVEIVKGIREAVGPNFIIIYRLSMLDLVEKGSTWEEIVELAKAIEQAGATIINTGIGWHEARIPTIATMVPRAAFTFVTEKLKGSVSIPLCTTNRINTPEVAEKVLSEGHADMISMARPLLADADFVKKAEEGRADEINTCIGCNQACLDHAFAGKRATCLVNPRACYETEIRYDKAKTAKKVAVIGAGPAGLAAATVAAERGHQVDLYEAEGEIGGQFNLAKKIPGKEEFYETLRYFTKMINKYGVSLHLNHRVTAEEMVAGKYDEVIMATGVKPRLPQFPGVDHEKVISYQDLLRNERQLGKSVAVIGAGGIGFDVAEYLTTDLEHSPSLDINLFLKEWGIDKNLNARGGIQGVKPEPPEAIRDVYLCQRKTTKHGQGLGKTTGWIHRSTLKHKKVHMLGGVSYRKVDDEGLHITQEDGDHVLKVDHVVLCSGQLSVRDLEESMKKANLSVHVIGGADVAAEIDAKRAIRQGTIVAGSI; from the coding sequence ATGACCAAGACGTACCCAAAGATGCTTGAGCCATTGGACTTGGGCTTTACGACCCTTCGCAACCGCGTATTGATGGGCTCTATGCACACTGGTTTGGAAGAAGCCAAAGACGGCTTTCGAAAAATGGCTGCTTATTACGGAGGCCGTGCTGCAGGAGGCGTTGGCCTCATTGTTACCGGTGGTATTGCGCCGGATGTCTTCGGCAAAGTTCAGCCATTCGCAGCTAAGCTTACCAATAAAAAGGAAGTCGGGGACCATCAGATCATAACCTCGGCGGTTCACGAAAATGGCGGCAAGATATGCATGCAGATTTTACATGCTGGTCGCTATGCTTATTCACCTCTACAGGTAGCGCCAAGTCGGATCAAAGCTCCGATCAATCGATTCACTCCACTGCCACTGCCCAACTTAGGAGTACAACTCACCATCCGCAACTACGTGCGCTGTGCTAAGCTCGCTCAAGAGGCCAACTACGATGGCGTCGAAGTCATGGGGTCTGAGGGATACTTGATCAACCAGTTTATCACGACTCATACCAATAAAAGACAAGACAAATGGGGCGGCTCCTATCAACAACGAATCCAATTTCCCGTGGAAATTGTCAAGGGTATCCGTGAAGCTGTAGGCCCAAACTTTATCATCATCTACCGCCTCTCCATGCTCGACCTAGTAGAAAAAGGTAGTACTTGGGAAGAGATTGTAGAACTCGCTAAAGCTATTGAGCAAGCTGGCGCAACGATTATCAATACCGGGATTGGTTGGCACGAGGCCCGCATTCCCACAATCGCCACCATGGTGCCACGAGCTGCGTTTACCTTTGTCACGGAGAAACTCAAGGGATCTGTTTCGATTCCACTGTGCACCACCAACCGTATCAATACTCCCGAAGTTGCAGAGAAAGTGCTGAGCGAAGGCCATGCGGATATGATATCTATGGCTAGGCCATTGCTTGCAGATGCCGACTTTGTAAAAAAGGCCGAAGAAGGTCGTGCCGACGAGATCAACACCTGCATAGGCTGCAATCAAGCTTGCCTAGATCACGCATTCGCTGGCAAAAGAGCTACCTGCCTTGTGAATCCTCGGGCCTGCTATGAAACTGAGATACGATATGACAAAGCCAAGACAGCGAAGAAGGTTGCAGTGATTGGTGCGGGGCCTGCTGGCCTAGCCGCTGCTACGGTAGCGGCAGAGCGGGGACACCAAGTGGATCTTTACGAGGCCGAAGGGGAAATCGGCGGTCAGTTCAACCTTGCAAAGAAAATTCCTGGCAAAGAGGAATTCTACGAAACTCTGCGTTACTTCACCAAGATGATCAATAAGTACGGGGTCAGCCTGCATTTGAATCATCGTGTCACCGCCGAAGAAATGGTCGCAGGTAAGTATGATGAAGTGATCATGGCTACCGGCGTAAAGCCCCGCTTGCCACAGTTCCCTGGTGTTGACCATGAGAAAGTTATTTCCTACCAAGACCTCTTGCGCAACGAACGCCAGCTTGGCAAGTCAGTTGCCGTTATTGGTGCTGGAGGGATTGGCTTCGACGTTGCTGAGTATCTGACAACGGACTTGGAGCATTCCCCCTCCTTAGACATCAACCTCTTTTTAAAGGAATGGGGTATCGATAAAAACCTCAATGCGAGGGGTGGAATCCAGGGAGTCAAGCCTGAGCCTCCTGAAGCCATTCGTGATGTTTATCTCTGTCAGAGAAAAACTACGAAACACGGCCAAGGGCTTGGCAAGACGACAGGCTGGATTCACCGTTCCACCTTGAAACATAAAAAAGTTCACATGCTCGGAGGGGTGAGCTACCGCAAGGTGGATGATGAAGGCTTGCATATCACCCAGGAAGACGGTGATCATGTACTAAAAGTCGATCACGTGGTTTTATGTTCTGGCCAGCTATCCGTCCGCGACTTGGAAGAATCCATGAAAAAGGCAAACTTAAGCGTACACGTTATTGGTGGGGCGGATGTCGCAGCCGAGATAGATGCCAAGCGAGCTATTCGTCAGGGGACAATCGTCGCTGGCTCCATTTAG